From a region of the Methanobacterium formicicum DSM 3637 genome:
- a CDS encoding MarR family winged helix-turn-helix transcriptional regulator, which yields MDDKDLRIIIELFDDIGDKILKTAEITLKSYENLTIAEANAIYVIGPQEPKTMKQIAEALGVAVSTPTRTIDRLVEKGLVNRSVGKKDRRKLLIQLTPEGKELLERMDEEGMLMARKMFENLQDEEIGSLKKILLKIREKM from the coding sequence ATGGATGATAAAGATTTACGGATAATCATCGAACTGTTCGATGATATAGGGGATAAGATACTTAAAACGGCTGAAATAACCCTGAAAAGCTATGAAAACCTAACCATAGCCGAGGCCAATGCTATTTATGTCATCGGTCCCCAGGAACCCAAGACCATGAAGCAGATTGCTGAAGCCCTGGGTGTGGCAGTAAGCACCCCTACCCGGACCATTGACCGGCTGGTTGAAAAGGGATTGGTCAACAGGAGCGTGGGTAAAAAGGACCGAAGAAAACTTCTAATTCAACTAACACCGGAAGGAAAGGAACTTCTGGAAAGAATGGATGAAGAAGGAATGTTAATGGCCCGAAAAATGTTCGAAAACCTCCAGGATGAAGAAATAGGATCTTTAAAGAAAATTCTGCTTAAAATCCGTGAAAAAATGTAA